The Ovis canadensis isolate MfBH-ARS-UI-01 breed Bighorn chromosome 13, ARS-UI_OviCan_v2, whole genome shotgun sequence genome includes a region encoding these proteins:
- the ADAM33 gene encoding disintegrin and metalloproteinase domain-containing protein 33 isoform X1: protein MRPGSRRARGSPTWGLLLLLGLSWPVWGTEEFQGNTLGKPVVLHWSLDGRPQRMVTLEEPVPKLEVRLVALEAEGQELLLELEKNHRLLAPGYTETHYSPDGQPVVLFPNHKDHCHYHGHVRGFPDSWVVLSICSGMRGLITLSSNASYYVHPWPAGDSKDFLTHRIFRVEQLFSGKGTCGHRDPGDKRDMTSLLCATQIRERRESLRSPRYLELYIVGDHTLFLTQHRNLNHAKQRLLEVANYVDQILRTLDIKVVLTGLEVWTEQDQSRVTPDANATLWAFLQWRRGLWARQPHDSAQLLTGQAFRGATVGLAPVAGMCLAESSGGVTTDHSEFSIGAAATMAHEIGHSLGLSHDPHGCCAEAAVEQGGCVMAAATGHPFPRVFSACSRRQLRAFFRKGGGACLSNAPDSGLLVPQARCGNGFVEKGEECDCGAGQECPDSCCLGHSCSLRAGAQCTHGDCCAHCLLKPAGTPCRPAAGDCDLPEFCTGASPYCPPDIYLLDGSPCARGRGYCRDGACPTLEQQCQQLWGPGSRPAPEACFQVLNSAGDAQGNCGQQGDGNFVPCAQRDAQCGKLQCQGGEQSALVPHAVPVDSTVHLGSREVTCRGASVLPGAQLDLPDLGLVEAGTQCGPRMVCQERRCQNTTFRELELCLMACHGHGVCNSNRNCHCAPGWAPPSCDKPGLGGSVDSGPVQPQNRDAFTLAVILSSVMPLLPGAGLAWCCCRRPGLCLQRCFWGSRRDLMCSGSKDGPCRGHPLGSIHPMELRLTAPQEPQPLDLENSARTQQPP from the exons ATGCGTCCGGGGTCTCGGAGAGCTCGAGGGTCGCCCAcgtgggggctgctgctgctactgggACTATCGTGGCCCGTGTGGGGGACGGAGGAGTTTCAAG GAAACACCCTTGGAAAGCCAGTCGTTCTGCATTGGAGCCTAGATGGACGACCCCAGCGCATGGTCACCCTGGAGGAGCCG GTCCCAAAGCTAGAAGTGAGGCTGGTGGCCTTGGAGGCTGAAGGTCAAGAGCTCCTGCTAGAGCTGGAGAAGAATCA CAGGCTGCTGGCCCCAGGATACACAGAAACCCACTACAGCCCAGATGGGCAGCCGGTAGTGCTGTTCCCCAACCACAAG GATCACTGCCACTACCATGGGCATGTGAGGGGCTTCCCGGACTCCTGGGTGGTCCTCAGCATCTGCTCTGGGATGAG GGGCCTGATCACACTCAGCAGCAATGCCAGCTATTATGTGCATCCCTGGCCAGCTGGGGACTCCAAGGACTTCTTGACCCATAGGATCTTCCGGGTGGAGCAGCTGTTCAGCGGGAAAGGAACCTGTGGCCACAGGGACCCAGGGGACAAAAGGGACATGACCAGCCTTTTGTGTGCCACCCAGATCAGG GAGAGGCGGGAGTCCCTCCGAAGCCCGAGGTACCTGGAGCTGTACATAGTGGGGGACCACACCCTG TTTTTGACTCAGCACCGGAACTTGAACCACGCCAAACAGCGTCTTCTGGAGGTCGCCAATTATGTGGATCAG ATTCTCAGGACTTTGGACATTAAGGTGGTGCTGACCGGCCTGGAAGTGTGGACCGAGCAGGACCAGAGCCGCGTCACGCCAGACGCGAACGCCACGCTGTGGGCCTTCCTGCAGTGGCGCCGGGGGCTGTGGGCGCGGCAGCCACACGACTCTGCTCAGCTGCTCAC GGGCCAAGCTTTCCGGGGCGCCACAGTGGGCCTGGCACCCGTCGCGGGCATGTGCCTCGCGGAGAGCTCTGGAGGCGTGACGACA GACCACTCGGAGTTCTCCATTGGTGCTGCAGCCACCATGGCCCACGAGATAGGCCACAGCCTGGGCCTCAGCCACGACCCCCACGGCTGCTGCGCGGAGGCGGCGGTGGAGCAGGGCGGCTGCGTGATGGCGGCGGCTACCGG GCACCCGTTCCCTCGCGTGTTTAGCGCCTGCAGCCGCCGCCAGCTGCGCGCCTTCTTCCGAAAGGGAGGGGGCGCTTGTCTCTCCAACGCGCCGGACTCCGGGCTCCTGGTGCCGCAGGCGCGCTGCGGGAACGGCTTTGTAGAAAAGGGCGAGGAGTGCGATTGCGGCGCCGGCCAG GAGTGCCCCGACTCCTGCTGCCTGGGCCACAGCTGCTCGCTGCGTGCGGGAGCCCAGTGCACCCACGGGGACTGCTGCGCGCACTGCCTG CTGAAGCCGGCGGGCACGCCATGCCGCCCGGCTGCGGGCGACTGTGACCTCCCCGAATTCTGCACCGGAGCCTCCCCTTATTGCCCGCCGGACATTTACCTACTGGACGGCTCGCCCTGCGCCAGAGGCCGCGGCTACTGTCGGGACGGCGCGTGTCCCACGCTGGAGCAGCAGTGCCAGCAGCTCTGGGGGCCTG GCTCGCGCCCAGCCCCGGAGGCTTGCTTCCAGGTCTTGAACTCCGCGGGAGACGCCCAGGGGAACTGCGGCCAGCAGGGGGACGGCAACTTCGTACCCTGTGCGCAGAG GGATGCGCAGTGTGGGAAACTGCAGTGCCAGGGCGGGGAACAGAGCGCACTGGTGCCACACGCGGTTCCGGTGGACTCCACCGTACACCTGGGCAGCCGCGAGGTGACTTGCAGGGGAGCTTCCGTGCTGCCCGGTGCCCAGCTGGACCTGCCTGACTTGGGCCTGGTAGAGGCAGGCACCCAGTGTGGACCTAGAATG GTGTGCCAGGAAAGGCGCTGCCAGAACACTACTTTccgagagctggagctctgcctgaTGGCCTGCCATGGCCACGGG gTTTGCAATAGTAACCGTAACTGCCATTGTGCTCCAGGCTGGGCTCCGCCTTCCTGTGACAAGCCAGGGTTGGGCGGCAGTGTGGACAGCGGTCCTGTGCAGCCTCAAA ACCGGGACGCCTTCACACTGGCGGTGATCCTTAGCTCTGTGATGCCTCTGCTCCCTGGGGCTGGCCTGGCCTGGTGCTGCTGCCGGCGTCCCGGACTCTGTCTCCAGCGATGCTTCTGGGGCTCCAGGAGGGACCTCATGTGCAGTGG ATCCAAAGATGGCCCATGCAGAGGCCACCCTCTGGGCAGCATTCACCCAATGGAGTTGCGCCTGACAGCCCCTCAGGAGCCCCAGCCCTTGG ACCTTGAGAACTCTGCTAGAACCCAACAGCCACCTTGA
- the ADAM33 gene encoding disintegrin and metalloproteinase domain-containing protein 33 isoform X2, producing MRPGSRRARGSPTWGLLLLLGLSWPVWGTEEFQGNTLGKPVVLHWSLDGRPQRMVTLEEPVPKLEVRLVALEAEGQELLLELEKNQLLAPGYTETHYSPDGQPVVLFPNHKDHCHYHGHVRGFPDSWVVLSICSGMRGLITLSSNASYYVHPWPAGDSKDFLTHRIFRVEQLFSGKGTCGHRDPGDKRDMTSLLCATQIRERRESLRSPRYLELYIVGDHTLFLTQHRNLNHAKQRLLEVANYVDQILRTLDIKVVLTGLEVWTEQDQSRVTPDANATLWAFLQWRRGLWARQPHDSAQLLTGQAFRGATVGLAPVAGMCLAESSGGVTTDHSEFSIGAAATMAHEIGHSLGLSHDPHGCCAEAAVEQGGCVMAAATGHPFPRVFSACSRRQLRAFFRKGGGACLSNAPDSGLLVPQARCGNGFVEKGEECDCGAGQECPDSCCLGHSCSLRAGAQCTHGDCCAHCLLKPAGTPCRPAAGDCDLPEFCTGASPYCPPDIYLLDGSPCARGRGYCRDGACPTLEQQCQQLWGPGSRPAPEACFQVLNSAGDAQGNCGQQGDGNFVPCAQRDAQCGKLQCQGGEQSALVPHAVPVDSTVHLGSREVTCRGASVLPGAQLDLPDLGLVEAGTQCGPRMVCQERRCQNTTFRELELCLMACHGHGVCNSNRNCHCAPGWAPPSCDKPGLGGSVDSGPVQPQNRDAFTLAVILSSVMPLLPGAGLAWCCCRRPGLCLQRCFWGSRRDLMCSGSKDGPCRGHPLGSIHPMELRLTAPQEPQPLDLENSARTQQPP from the exons ATGCGTCCGGGGTCTCGGAGAGCTCGAGGGTCGCCCAcgtgggggctgctgctgctactgggACTATCGTGGCCCGTGTGGGGGACGGAGGAGTTTCAAG GAAACACCCTTGGAAAGCCAGTCGTTCTGCATTGGAGCCTAGATGGACGACCCCAGCGCATGGTCACCCTGGAGGAGCCG GTCCCAAAGCTAGAAGTGAGGCTGGTGGCCTTGGAGGCTGAAGGTCAAGAGCTCCTGCTAGAGCTGGAGAAGAATCA GCTGCTGGCCCCAGGATACACAGAAACCCACTACAGCCCAGATGGGCAGCCGGTAGTGCTGTTCCCCAACCACAAG GATCACTGCCACTACCATGGGCATGTGAGGGGCTTCCCGGACTCCTGGGTGGTCCTCAGCATCTGCTCTGGGATGAG GGGCCTGATCACACTCAGCAGCAATGCCAGCTATTATGTGCATCCCTGGCCAGCTGGGGACTCCAAGGACTTCTTGACCCATAGGATCTTCCGGGTGGAGCAGCTGTTCAGCGGGAAAGGAACCTGTGGCCACAGGGACCCAGGGGACAAAAGGGACATGACCAGCCTTTTGTGTGCCACCCAGATCAGG GAGAGGCGGGAGTCCCTCCGAAGCCCGAGGTACCTGGAGCTGTACATAGTGGGGGACCACACCCTG TTTTTGACTCAGCACCGGAACTTGAACCACGCCAAACAGCGTCTTCTGGAGGTCGCCAATTATGTGGATCAG ATTCTCAGGACTTTGGACATTAAGGTGGTGCTGACCGGCCTGGAAGTGTGGACCGAGCAGGACCAGAGCCGCGTCACGCCAGACGCGAACGCCACGCTGTGGGCCTTCCTGCAGTGGCGCCGGGGGCTGTGGGCGCGGCAGCCACACGACTCTGCTCAGCTGCTCAC GGGCCAAGCTTTCCGGGGCGCCACAGTGGGCCTGGCACCCGTCGCGGGCATGTGCCTCGCGGAGAGCTCTGGAGGCGTGACGACA GACCACTCGGAGTTCTCCATTGGTGCTGCAGCCACCATGGCCCACGAGATAGGCCACAGCCTGGGCCTCAGCCACGACCCCCACGGCTGCTGCGCGGAGGCGGCGGTGGAGCAGGGCGGCTGCGTGATGGCGGCGGCTACCGG GCACCCGTTCCCTCGCGTGTTTAGCGCCTGCAGCCGCCGCCAGCTGCGCGCCTTCTTCCGAAAGGGAGGGGGCGCTTGTCTCTCCAACGCGCCGGACTCCGGGCTCCTGGTGCCGCAGGCGCGCTGCGGGAACGGCTTTGTAGAAAAGGGCGAGGAGTGCGATTGCGGCGCCGGCCAG GAGTGCCCCGACTCCTGCTGCCTGGGCCACAGCTGCTCGCTGCGTGCGGGAGCCCAGTGCACCCACGGGGACTGCTGCGCGCACTGCCTG CTGAAGCCGGCGGGCACGCCATGCCGCCCGGCTGCGGGCGACTGTGACCTCCCCGAATTCTGCACCGGAGCCTCCCCTTATTGCCCGCCGGACATTTACCTACTGGACGGCTCGCCCTGCGCCAGAGGCCGCGGCTACTGTCGGGACGGCGCGTGTCCCACGCTGGAGCAGCAGTGCCAGCAGCTCTGGGGGCCTG GCTCGCGCCCAGCCCCGGAGGCTTGCTTCCAGGTCTTGAACTCCGCGGGAGACGCCCAGGGGAACTGCGGCCAGCAGGGGGACGGCAACTTCGTACCCTGTGCGCAGAG GGATGCGCAGTGTGGGAAACTGCAGTGCCAGGGCGGGGAACAGAGCGCACTGGTGCCACACGCGGTTCCGGTGGACTCCACCGTACACCTGGGCAGCCGCGAGGTGACTTGCAGGGGAGCTTCCGTGCTGCCCGGTGCCCAGCTGGACCTGCCTGACTTGGGCCTGGTAGAGGCAGGCACCCAGTGTGGACCTAGAATG GTGTGCCAGGAAAGGCGCTGCCAGAACACTACTTTccgagagctggagctctgcctgaTGGCCTGCCATGGCCACGGG gTTTGCAATAGTAACCGTAACTGCCATTGTGCTCCAGGCTGGGCTCCGCCTTCCTGTGACAAGCCAGGGTTGGGCGGCAGTGTGGACAGCGGTCCTGTGCAGCCTCAAA ACCGGGACGCCTTCACACTGGCGGTGATCCTTAGCTCTGTGATGCCTCTGCTCCCTGGGGCTGGCCTGGCCTGGTGCTGCTGCCGGCGTCCCGGACTCTGTCTCCAGCGATGCTTCTGGGGCTCCAGGAGGGACCTCATGTGCAGTGG ATCCAAAGATGGCCCATGCAGAGGCCACCCTCTGGGCAGCATTCACCCAATGGAGTTGCGCCTGACAGCCCCTCAGGAGCCCCAGCCCTTGG ACCTTGAGAACTCTGCTAGAACCCAACAGCCACCTTGA